In Geotalea uraniireducens, one genomic interval encodes:
- a CDS encoding DUF2914 domain-containing protein, whose amino-acid sequence MAADGSLKITEMAVTTKISRNNPIDSVKRISSTSVKALYCFTRLVNPSGTDTTIKHRWFKNGELVSEQELSVKGTKWRTWSKKPIDRQSVGEWRVEAVDDIGRVLKRVEFKIN is encoded by the coding sequence ATGGCTGCAGACGGGTCGCTCAAGATTACCGAGATGGCGGTAACCACGAAAATCAGTCGGAACAATCCGATTGATTCGGTTAAGCGGATCTCTTCCACATCGGTCAAGGCGCTGTACTGTTTTACCAGGCTCGTCAATCCCTCCGGGACCGATACGACGATCAAACATCGCTGGTTCAAGAATGGCGAACTGGTAAGCGAACAGGAATTGTCGGTCAAAGGGACTAAATGGCGGACCTGGAGCAAGAAGCCGATCGATCGCCAGTCGGTCGGTGAGTGGCGGGTCGAGGCGGTGGACGATATCGGCCGGGTGCTGAAACGCGTTGAGTTCAAGATAAATTAG
- the argJ gene encoding bifunctional glutamate N-acetyltransferase/amino-acid acetyltransferase ArgJ, which produces MNIKGFKFAAVEAAIKKPGRLDFALIVSEVPAAVAAVYTANKVKAAPVLLDMERTRGGSCRAVVVNSGNANACTGGQGMADARETTGLVAAELGIEEEAVLVASTGVIGVPLPMARLRSGVPPLVAGLAGGTLDDVARAIMTTDTYPKLEQRSGSIDGVPYTIAGVAKGAGMIMPNMATMLAFLVTDAAVDPAWLRHVFAEGIDSSFNAISVDGDMSTNDTALIMANGAAGNVPLTGASAAAAEFSRLLNEVLLALAQQIVRDGEGATKFVEITVKGARDNSEAKRAALTVANSLLVKTAFFGQDANWGRIFAAVGYSGADVDPERTELFFDDVQMVKGGVFAGGDAEARGTEVLRKKEFAVTVDLHLGNGRSTVYTSDLSYDYVKINADYRT; this is translated from the coding sequence ATGAACATCAAAGGGTTTAAATTCGCCGCCGTGGAGGCGGCAATAAAAAAGCCGGGTCGGCTCGATTTCGCCTTGATCGTTTCCGAGGTGCCGGCGGCGGTAGCCGCCGTCTATACGGCGAACAAGGTCAAGGCGGCGCCGGTTCTGCTCGATATGGAGCGGACGAGGGGCGGCTCGTGCCGTGCGGTGGTGGTCAACAGCGGCAATGCCAATGCCTGCACCGGCGGGCAGGGAATGGCCGACGCCCGGGAAACGACGGGCCTCGTGGCCGCCGAACTCGGCATTGAAGAAGAGGCGGTGCTGGTTGCCTCCACCGGCGTGATCGGGGTGCCGTTGCCGATGGCGCGGCTCAGGAGCGGGGTCCCTCCGCTGGTTGCCGGGCTGGCCGGCGGCACGCTCGACGATGTGGCGCGCGCCATCATGACGACCGATACCTATCCCAAACTAGAGCAGCGGAGCGGCAGCATCGACGGCGTCCCCTATACCATCGCCGGGGTTGCCAAAGGCGCGGGGATGATCATGCCGAACATGGCGACCATGCTGGCGTTCCTTGTGACCGACGCCGCTGTGGACCCCGCTTGGCTTCGGCACGTCTTCGCCGAAGGGATCGACTCTTCCTTTAACGCAATTTCGGTCGACGGGGATATGTCGACCAACGATACGGCGCTGATCATGGCCAACGGCGCCGCGGGGAATGTCCCACTGACCGGGGCGAGCGCAGCGGCGGCGGAGTTCAGCCGGTTGCTGAACGAGGTGCTGCTGGCGTTGGCACAGCAGATCGTCCGCGATGGCGAAGGGGCGACCAAGTTCGTCGAGATCACCGTCAAAGGGGCGCGGGACAACAGCGAGGCGAAACGGGCGGCGCTGACGGTGGCCAATTCGCTCCTGGTGAAAACCGCTTTTTTCGGCCAGGACGCGAACTGGGGGCGGATTTTTGCCGCGGTCGGTTATTCCGGTGCCGACGTCGATCCCGAGCGGACCGAACTCTTTTTCGACGATGTGCAAATGGTTAAGGGTGGGGTTTTTGCCGGCGGCGATGCGGAGGCAAGAGGAACCGAAGTGTTGCGGAAGAAAGAGTTTGCCGTCACGGTCGATCTCCATCTGGGGAACGGCCGCTCGACGGTATATACTTCAGATCTTTCTTACGATTACGTGAAGATCAACGCCGATTACCGCACCTGA
- the secA gene encoding preprotein translocase subunit SecA — protein MIGNIIKKIVGSKNERELKRLWPIVQKINGLEQQIAQLSDDQLQNKTVEFKERYQKGESLDSLLPEAFAVCREAGKRVHNMRHFDVQLIGGMVLHQGKIAEMKTGEGKTLVATLPAYLNALTGKGVHVVTVNDYLAKRDSEWMGRIYNFLGLTVGVIVHGLDDEERREAYNADITYGTNNEFGFDYLRDNMKFSLDDYVQRDFNYAIVDEVDSILIDEARTPLIISGPTEDSTDKYYVIDRVIPHLVKGEMKEEEANTLSGKRKVYTGDYTVDEKARTATLTEEGVLKVEKLLKLDNLYDPVNMDTLHHVNQALRAHALFKRDVDYVVKEGEVLIVDEFTGRLMPGRRWSDGLHQAIEAKEGVDIENENQTLATITFQNYFRMYEKLSGMTGTADTEAEEFDKIYKLDVVVIPTNRPLLRPDFPDVIYKTEQEKFKAVIEEIKDCHTKGQPVLVGTISIEKSEVLAELLKRQGVPHNVLNAKQHEREAEIVAQAGRKGMVTIATNMAGRGTDILLGGNPEGLAKQWRRANPDAEVAEEEYERVLAKYREECATEHDEVVALGGLHILGTERHESRRIDNQLRGRSGRQGDPGSSRFYLSLQDDLLRIFGSDRVAKIMDLLKIEEGEAITHGMITKAIENAQKKVEAHNFDIRKHLIEYDDVMNKQREVIYTQRREILAGEDIRGNFLQMLDDAIEDLAVAYAIEKVPAAEWDWQGIGEAVYKLFAIQLDVPAQTLDRLSPESFRTLLKENVHQMFEAKLAEFGEELMDHLIKVMMLQTIDTQWKDHLLSIDHLKEGIGLRGYGQQDPKQQYKKEAFDLFMGLMARIAEETVQKIFWVQIAQDQDMDRIEEEELKRQQKQQRLVFNLASEEAAAQPAKSKKTAGRNDPCPCGSGKKYKKCCGK, from the coding sequence ATGATTGGGAACATTATCAAGAAGATCGTCGGGAGCAAGAACGAGCGCGAGCTGAAACGCCTCTGGCCGATCGTGCAGAAGATCAACGGCCTGGAGCAGCAGATCGCCCAACTGTCCGACGATCAGTTGCAGAATAAGACTGTCGAGTTCAAGGAACGCTACCAGAAAGGCGAGAGTCTCGATTCACTCCTCCCCGAAGCGTTTGCCGTCTGCCGCGAGGCGGGGAAGCGGGTGCACAACATGCGCCACTTCGACGTCCAGTTGATCGGCGGGATGGTGCTCCATCAGGGGAAAATCGCCGAGATGAAGACCGGCGAAGGGAAAACGCTGGTGGCGACCCTGCCGGCCTACCTGAATGCCCTGACCGGCAAAGGGGTCCACGTCGTTACGGTCAACGACTATCTCGCCAAGCGCGACTCCGAGTGGATGGGGCGGATTTACAACTTCCTCGGCCTGACCGTCGGCGTAATCGTTCACGGTCTCGACGACGAGGAGCGGCGGGAGGCCTATAACGCCGACATCACCTACGGCACCAATAACGAGTTCGGCTTCGACTACCTGCGCGACAACATGAAGTTCTCCCTCGACGACTATGTCCAGCGGGACTTCAATTACGCCATCGTCGACGAGGTCGACTCGATCCTGATCGACGAGGCGCGGACGCCGCTGATCATTTCCGGGCCGACTGAGGATTCCACCGACAAGTACTACGTGATCGACCGGGTCATCCCGCATCTTGTGAAGGGGGAAATGAAGGAGGAGGAGGCCAATACCCTCTCCGGGAAGCGCAAGGTCTATACTGGTGACTATACGGTCGACGAGAAGGCGCGGACGGCGACCCTCACTGAAGAAGGGGTCTTGAAGGTCGAGAAGCTGCTCAAGCTCGACAACCTCTACGACCCGGTCAACATGGATACCCTTCATCACGTCAATCAGGCGTTGCGGGCCCATGCGCTGTTCAAGCGGGATGTCGACTACGTGGTGAAGGAAGGGGAAGTGCTGATCGTCGACGAGTTTACCGGCCGCCTCATGCCGGGCCGCCGCTGGTCGGACGGCCTGCACCAGGCGATCGAGGCTAAGGAAGGGGTTGATATCGAGAACGAGAACCAGACCCTGGCCACCATCACCTTCCAGAACTACTTCCGGATGTATGAAAAACTGTCCGGGATGACCGGTACTGCCGACACCGAAGCGGAAGAGTTCGACAAGATCTACAAGCTCGACGTGGTGGTCATTCCGACCAACCGGCCGTTGCTCCGTCCCGACTTCCCCGATGTCATCTACAAGACGGAGCAGGAGAAGTTCAAGGCGGTGATCGAAGAGATCAAGGATTGCCATACCAAGGGCCAACCAGTGCTGGTTGGCACCATCTCCATCGAGAAGTCCGAAGTCCTGGCGGAGCTGCTCAAGCGGCAGGGGGTGCCCCATAACGTCCTGAACGCCAAGCAGCACGAGCGTGAAGCAGAGATCGTCGCCCAGGCGGGCCGGAAGGGGATGGTGACCATCGCCACCAACATGGCCGGCCGCGGTACCGATATTCTGCTCGGCGGCAACCCGGAGGGGCTGGCCAAGCAGTGGCGCCGTGCCAATCCGGATGCGGAGGTGGCGGAGGAAGAGTACGAGCGGGTGCTGGCCAAGTATCGCGAAGAGTGCGCCACCGAACATGACGAAGTTGTTGCTCTCGGCGGCTTGCACATCCTCGGCACTGAACGCCACGAATCGCGGCGGATCGACAACCAGCTCCGTGGCCGGTCCGGCCGGCAGGGCGACCCCGGCTCTTCCCGTTTCTACCTGTCGCTCCAGGATGACCTGCTGCGGATTTTCGGTTCGGACCGGGTCGCCAAGATTATGGATCTGCTCAAGATCGAGGAGGGGGAGGCGATCACTCACGGCATGATCACCAAGGCGATCGAGAATGCCCAGAAAAAGGTCGAGGCCCACAACTTCGATATCCGCAAGCATCTGATCGAGTACGACGACGTGATGAACAAGCAGCGCGAGGTGATCTACACCCAGCGCCGCGAAATCCTCGCCGGCGAGGATATTCGGGGCAATTTCCTGCAGATGCTGGACGATGCCATCGAGGACCTGGCTGTAGCGTACGCCATCGAAAAAGTGCCGGCCGCCGAATGGGACTGGCAAGGGATTGGCGAGGCGGTGTACAAGCTTTTTGCCATCCAGCTTGACGTACCGGCCCAGACCCTCGACCGGCTCAGTCCGGAAAGCTTCCGGACGCTCTTGAAGGAGAATGTCCATCAGATGTTCGAGGCCAAACTGGCGGAGTTTGGTGAAGAATTGATGGATCACCTGATCAAGGTGATGATGCTGCAGACTATCGATACCCAGTGGAAAGACCACCTCCTTTCCATCGATCACCTGAAGGAGGGGATTGGCCTGCGCGGCTACGGCCAGCAGGATCCGAAGCAGCAGTACAAGAAAGAGGCCTTCGATTTGTTCATGGGGCTGATGGCGCGGATCGCCGAGGAAACGGTCCAGAAGATCTTCTGGGTGCAGATCGCCCAGGATCAGGATATGGATCGGATCGAAGAGGAAGAGCTGAAGCGCCAACAGAAGCAGCAGCGGCTGGTCTTCAACCTGGCCAGTGAAGAGGCTGCCGCGCAGCCGGCCAAGAGCAAGAAGACGGCGGGACGGAATGATCCGTGCCCGTGCGGCAGCGGGAAAAAGTACAAGAAGTGCTGCGGCAAATAG
- a CDS encoding phenylacetate--CoA ligase translates to MLSRFPASFSSPAELERLQLAGLQWTVAHAWNNSPFYREHLGKAGVTPGEIHSLADLQRLPFITADDLQAGYPFPLQAAPEAELVRIHSSSGTTGKRKILCYTRKDLDDWAEMFCRCYELAGVTREDRVQICVGYGLWTAGAGFQLGCERYGAMAVPVGPGNLDLQTTFLVDLQSTVVCCTASMGLLLAEEVQRRGLRDRIAVRKVILGAERSSEAMLAKIRDLLGAESVHDITGLTEVYGPGAGLSCGCNGAIHYWADYFILEIIDPDTLQPVAPGEVGEMVFTTLRKEGAPLIRYRSRDLTRLLPGDCPCGCGLPRHDRILGRSDDVVIFRGVNIYPGQIDEVLSQLEGFGSEFQVVLDHRSDGRDHMTVRVERGEDVSPSRDEQLGKSIVLAIKRNLMVTCEVEVLPYGELPRSERKTRRMFDNRRF, encoded by the coding sequence ATGCTCAGCCGCTTTCCCGCATCCTTTAGCTCTCCTGCCGAACTGGAGCGCCTGCAGCTCGCCGGATTGCAGTGGACCGTCGCTCATGCCTGGAACAATTCCCCCTTTTACCGGGAACATCTCGGCAAGGCCGGGGTGACGCCGGGCGAGATTCACTCGCTGGCCGATCTGCAACGGCTTCCCTTTATTACCGCCGACGACCTGCAAGCAGGTTATCCCTTCCCGTTGCAGGCCGCTCCCGAGGCGGAGCTGGTCCGGATTCACTCGTCGTCCGGCACTACCGGCAAACGGAAGATCCTTTGTTACACCCGGAAGGACCTTGATGACTGGGCGGAAATGTTCTGCCGCTGCTACGAATTGGCGGGGGTGACCCGGGAGGACCGGGTGCAGATCTGTGTCGGCTATGGGCTCTGGACCGCCGGCGCCGGCTTCCAACTCGGCTGCGAACGGTACGGCGCCATGGCGGTGCCGGTGGGGCCGGGCAATCTCGATCTCCAGACTACCTTTCTCGTCGACCTCCAGTCGACGGTAGTCTGTTGCACTGCCTCGATGGGGTTGCTGTTGGCCGAGGAGGTGCAGCGCCGCGGTCTCCGGGACCGGATCGCCGTCCGCAAGGTGATCCTCGGCGCCGAGCGTTCGAGTGAAGCGATGCTGGCCAAGATTCGCGACCTGCTCGGCGCCGAATCGGTGCATGACATCACCGGCCTGACCGAGGTCTACGGTCCGGGGGCCGGTCTCTCCTGCGGCTGCAATGGCGCTATTCATTACTGGGCCGACTATTTCATCCTGGAGATCATCGATCCCGATACCCTGCAGCCGGTGGCGCCGGGAGAAGTGGGGGAGATGGTTTTCACCACCCTGCGCAAGGAAGGGGCGCCGCTGATCCGTTACCGTTCACGGGACTTGACCCGCCTGTTGCCGGGGGATTGCCCCTGTGGCTGCGGGCTTCCTCGGCACGACCGGATTCTCGGCCGCTCCGACGATGTGGTGATTTTCCGCGGCGTCAACATCTATCCCGGCCAGATCGACGAGGTGCTCAGCCAGCTGGAGGGGTTCGGCAGCGAGTTCCAGGTGGTGCTCGACCATCGCAGCGACGGTCGCGACCATATGACGGTGCGGGTCGAGCGGGGCGAGGATGTCTCGCCTTCCCGCGACGAACAGCTGGGAAAGAGCATTGTGTTGGCCATCAAGCGGAACCTGATGGTCACCTGCGAGGTTGAAGTCCTCCCTTACGGGGAACTTCCCCGGTCGGAACGGAAGACCCGCCGGATGTTCGACAACCGGCGCTTCTAA
- a CDS encoding indolepyruvate oxidoreductase subunit beta — translation MANQQLIISGVGGQGILFVTRLLAETAIRKGLAVMTSETHGMAQRGGVVISHLKVGDFASPLVRPGCADGLLALKAENLPLHRHFLRPAGWVVVNAPRAPEWTGETLHSLDADRLALELGNPQALNLLLLGFAVARLAPAAALFCSLDELVATIEHRLAAKGVLLAESLKALRLGIERGAA, via the coding sequence ATGGCTAACCAGCAGTTGATCATCAGCGGCGTTGGCGGGCAGGGGATTCTCTTCGTCACCCGCCTCCTGGCGGAAACCGCCATCCGCAAGGGGCTGGCGGTGATGACCTCCGAAACCCACGGCATGGCCCAACGAGGCGGGGTGGTAATCTCCCACCTCAAGGTCGGCGACTTTGCCAGCCCACTGGTTCGCCCCGGCTGTGCCGACGGGCTGTTGGCCCTGAAGGCGGAAAACCTCCCGTTGCATCGTCATTTTCTTCGCCCGGCCGGGTGGGTGGTAGTGAATGCTCCCCGGGCGCCCGAGTGGACGGGGGAGACGCTCCATTCCCTCGACGCCGATCGCCTGGCCCTGGAACTCGGCAATCCCCAGGCGCTTAATCTTTTGCTCCTCGGCTTCGCCGTGGCCCGGTTGGCACCGGCAGCGGCGCTTTTCTGCTCGCTCGACGAGCTCGTTGCCACCATCGAACATCGCCTGGCGGCCAAGGGCGTGCTCTTGGCGGAGTCGCTGAAGGCGCTCCGCCTGGGGATTGAACGGGGCGCCGCCTAG
- a CDS encoding thiamine pyrophosphate-dependent enzyme, whose protein sequence is MSERMLLLGNDAMAHGLVENGCSVVASYPGTPASEILSGVAQWQARYQLPMHVEWAVNEKVALEIAYAASQAGLRAATAMKQVGLNVASDPLMSAAYLGVKGGFLVISADDPGPHSSQTEQDSRLTAMAAKVPVLDPDSPEHARRLTGLGLELSEAFEVPVMLRPTTRVCHANQDILPGAVHPAVRRADFVKDPQRWAATPVHRYRLHLALEEKLRKIAAWEPTAPQLLNPGSGGRRAVIAAGVAAAHAREIMQDLGLWEVLPLWQVVQPYPLHTAFIEQVLAAYDELLVLEETVGVIEMQLADRGRVRGKRSGFVPEVGELLPETVARLIADFAAVPGELSVTAPAGGGRRPTLCPGCPHRASFYAIKRAAPRGIYPSDIGCYTLGLNLGGVDTVLCMGAAVSQAAGFYHAYRLSGELPDIVATVGDSTFFHAGIPPLIDAVVQDARFVLVILDNSTTAMTGNQPTPASGCGAGGVPTAAVDMEALVAACGVKFCRVGQPGDLPAFIALMKEAVAFARTDGVAVVIARQPCVVDRSYRGARPTPRAVTVSDACNGCRYCIEQFECPALVYDEQRQRVVIDTLTCSDCGVCTAVCPRLAIEEIP, encoded by the coding sequence GTGAGCGAACGGATGTTACTGCTTGGCAATGATGCCATGGCCCACGGCTTGGTAGAGAACGGCTGCAGCGTGGTCGCCTCGTATCCCGGGACGCCGGCATCGGAAATCCTGAGCGGTGTCGCCCAGTGGCAGGCCCGCTATCAGCTGCCGATGCATGTCGAGTGGGCGGTGAACGAAAAGGTTGCCCTGGAGATTGCCTATGCGGCCAGTCAGGCCGGTCTGCGGGCTGCCACCGCCATGAAGCAGGTGGGGCTCAATGTCGCCTCCGATCCGCTGATGAGCGCCGCTTACCTCGGCGTGAAAGGGGGCTTCCTGGTGATCAGTGCCGACGATCCCGGCCCCCATTCCTCACAGACCGAGCAGGACAGTCGCCTGACGGCAATGGCCGCCAAGGTGCCGGTCCTCGATCCCGACTCGCCGGAGCATGCCCGGCGGCTGACCGGTCTCGGGCTGGAACTTTCCGAGGCATTCGAGGTGCCGGTGATGCTCCGGCCGACAACCCGGGTCTGTCACGCCAATCAGGACATCCTCCCCGGTGCGGTCCATCCTGCCGTGCGGCGGGCCGACTTCGTCAAGGATCCGCAGCGCTGGGCGGCGACGCCGGTACACCGCTACCGGCTCCATCTGGCGCTGGAGGAGAAGCTGCGGAAAATCGCCGCCTGGGAGCCGACGGCGCCGCAGTTGCTCAATCCGGGGAGTGGCGGACGGCGGGCGGTGATTGCCGCCGGCGTTGCCGCCGCCCATGCCCGCGAGATCATGCAGGACCTCGGGCTGTGGGAGGTGCTGCCGCTCTGGCAGGTCGTGCAACCCTACCCCCTCCACACCGCGTTCATCGAGCAGGTGTTGGCTGCGTACGACGAGCTCTTGGTCCTCGAAGAGACAGTCGGGGTTATCGAGATGCAGCTGGCCGATCGTGGTCGGGTGCGGGGAAAGCGCTCGGGGTTCGTTCCGGAGGTGGGTGAGTTGCTGCCGGAAACGGTTGCACGGCTGATTGCCGATTTTGCCGCCGTGCCGGGCGAGCTGTCGGTCACGGCTCCCGCTGGCGGGGGACGACGTCCTACTCTCTGCCCCGGCTGTCCGCACCGGGCAAGCTTCTATGCCATCAAGCGGGCGGCGCCGCGGGGAATCTATCCTTCCGACATCGGCTGCTATACCCTTGGCCTCAACCTCGGGGGGGTCGATACGGTACTCTGCATGGGAGCGGCGGTGAGTCAGGCGGCCGGCTTTTACCATGCCTACCGGCTGTCCGGCGAGCTGCCGGACATTGTTGCCACCGTCGGCGATTCGACCTTTTTTCATGCCGGCATTCCGCCGCTGATCGATGCCGTGGTCCAGGATGCCCGCTTCGTGCTGGTGATTCTCGATAATTCGACTACTGCCATGACCGGTAACCAGCCGACGCCGGCGTCGGGTTGCGGTGCCGGTGGGGTGCCGACGGCCGCCGTCGACATGGAGGCGCTGGTGGCGGCCTGCGGGGTGAAATTCTGCCGGGTCGGCCAGCCCGGCGATCTGCCGGCCTTCATCGCCCTGATGAAGGAGGCGGTCGCCTTTGCCCGGACCGACGGGGTGGCGGTGGTGATCGCCCGCCAGCCGTGTGTGGTCGATCGGAGTTACCGGGGGGCACGGCCGACACCACGCGCGGTGACCGTCAGCGATGCCTGCAACGGCTGCCGGTACTGCATCGAGCAGTTCGAGTGCCCGGCGCTGGTCTATGACGAACAGCGGCAGCGGGTGGTGATCGATACGCTGACCTGCAGTGATTGTGGCGTCTGTACCGCGGTCTGTCCCCGGCTGGCGATCGAAGAAATCCCTTGA
- a CDS encoding chemotaxis protein CheX, producing MTGISFEEIMFTIMSATQDTFNNYLGVEIFAGKVERKVDPVDSDVVGIVGVAGDRVGYILLAADSVAAVTIAKELLMLDEPDEESIRDAIGELTNNIAGVFKTKYHEQYGSVALGLPLIVSGMLRTVADTGQAKEEGSSMNVQCKGVTIPFKSLDGRIALRVMVYM from the coding sequence ATGACTGGAATCAGTTTTGAAGAAATCATGTTCACCATCATGTCGGCAACGCAGGATACCTTCAACAATTATCTGGGGGTGGAGATTTTTGCCGGCAAAGTGGAGCGGAAGGTCGATCCGGTCGACTCCGATGTCGTCGGGATCGTCGGAGTGGCAGGCGATCGCGTCGGCTACATCCTCCTGGCTGCCGACAGCGTCGCCGCGGTGACCATCGCCAAGGAACTGCTGATGCTCGATGAACCGGACGAAGAATCGATCCGGGATGCCATCGGCGAACTGACCAATAACATCGCCGGCGTGTTCAAGACCAAGTATCACGAACAGTACGGCAGCGTCGCCCTCGGCCTGCCGCTGATCGTCTCGGGGATGCTGCGCACCGTCGCCGACACCGGGCAGGCCAAGGAAGAAGGGAGCAGCATGAACGTCCAGTGCAAAGGGGTGACGATCCCCTTCAAATCGCTGGACGGGAGGATCGCCCTCCGGGTAATGGTCTACATGTAG
- a CDS encoding TldD/PmbA family protein yields MNVDTIVEQVKSLLVSRPLDGWEITAAASRNLTVEAKEQKVDTFKCSAPTGVSVRVLKAGGMGFSFSTSLVDADLERMVENALVGAATQTPDNCHAFAEPASYREMPELFDDRLAAVAEEEKVERALLLERLVLDVDPRITKVRKSAFSESTVMMRIVNSRGVDGCYRGTSVSASVSAIAEENGQSQMGWDFDFATRFADLTVENIARRAAAKALGLLGATTIPTMRCPAVLDNYVATEILEVLAPAFLAENVQKGKSLLAGKQGELLFAPLLRIVDDGTLPDGAGTAPFDAEGVPKRRTVLAEDGRLAGFLYDTLRGCKAGVPSTGSAVRGGIKSPPHMGVSNFFIEKGGTPLAGLFEGIERGILLTDVMGMHTANPISGDFSVGAAGFLIEKGKVTVPVKGIAIAGNILELFRSVEMVGDDLRFFGALGAPSLRIAALDVSGE; encoded by the coding sequence ATGAACGTAGATACCATCGTCGAACAGGTGAAATCGCTCCTTGTTTCCCGCCCGCTGGACGGTTGGGAAATAACCGCCGCGGCGTCGCGCAATCTGACCGTCGAGGCGAAAGAGCAGAAAGTGGACACCTTCAAGTGTTCGGCGCCGACCGGCGTCAGCGTCCGGGTGCTGAAAGCCGGGGGGATGGGGTTTTCGTTTTCGACCAGCCTGGTCGACGCCGATCTCGAGCGAATGGTGGAGAACGCTCTGGTCGGGGCGGCGACCCAGACCCCTGACAACTGCCATGCCTTTGCCGAACCGGCTTCGTACCGGGAGATGCCGGAACTGTTCGACGACCGGTTGGCGGCGGTCGCCGAGGAAGAGAAGGTTGAACGGGCACTCTTATTGGAGCGGTTGGTCCTCGACGTCGATCCGCGGATTACCAAGGTGCGGAAGAGTGCCTTCAGCGAGTCGACGGTGATGATGCGGATCGTCAATTCCCGTGGGGTCGACGGTTGCTATCGCGGGACATCGGTTTCCGCCAGCGTTTCCGCCATCGCCGAAGAGAACGGCCAGTCCCAGATGGGGTGGGACTTCGATTTTGCCACCCGTTTTGCTGACCTGACCGTGGAGAATATCGCCCGCCGTGCCGCTGCCAAGGCGCTAGGCCTGCTCGGGGCGACCACCATTCCGACCATGCGCTGCCCGGCGGTGCTCGACAATTACGTGGCCACGGAGATTCTGGAAGTGCTGGCGCCGGCGTTTCTTGCCGAGAATGTCCAGAAGGGGAAGTCGCTGCTGGCGGGGAAGCAGGGGGAACTGCTCTTTGCGCCGCTGCTCCGGATCGTCGATGACGGTACTTTGCCGGACGGCGCCGGCACCGCCCCCTTCGATGCGGAGGGGGTGCCGAAGCGGCGTACCGTTCTAGCGGAGGATGGGCGGCTTGCCGGTTTTCTTTACGATACCCTGCGGGGGTGCAAAGCCGGCGTTCCCTCAACCGGCAGCGCGGTGCGGGGCGGGATCAAGTCGCCGCCTCACATGGGTGTGTCCAATTTCTTCATCGAGAAGGGGGGTACCCCCCTTGCCGGGCTGTTCGAAGGGATCGAGCGGGGAATTCTGCTGACCGACGTGATGGGGATGCATACCGCCAACCCGATCTCCGGCGACTTTTCCGTCGGGGCGGCCGGTTTCCTGATTGAAAAGGGGAAGGTGACGGTGCCGGTCAAGGGGATCGCTATTGCCGGCAATATCCTCGAACTGTTCCGTTCGGTGGAAATGGTGGGGGACGACCTCCGCTTTTTCGGGGCCCTTGGTGCTCCGTCGCTCCGGATCGCCGCTCTCGACGTCAGCGGCGAATAG
- a CDS encoding N-acetyltransferase: protein MLRKAQIGDVKNIQKLLSHFATRGDMLSRSLSELYESIRDFYVVEEDGCLIGVSALHIMWEDLAEIRSVAVAEDAGRKGIGTTVVQACIDEARSLGLKRVFCLTYKPNFFGKFGMRIVDKAELPHKVWGDCMKCVKFPDCDEIAMILDL from the coding sequence ATGCTCCGCAAGGCACAGATCGGCGATGTGAAAAATATCCAGAAGCTCCTCTCCCATTTTGCCACCCGCGGCGACATGCTTTCCCGCTCGCTTTCCGAACTCTACGAGTCGATCCGCGACTTCTATGTCGTTGAGGAGGACGGCTGCCTGATCGGCGTCTCGGCGCTGCATATCATGTGGGAAGACCTGGCGGAGATCCGTTCGGTGGCGGTAGCGGAAGATGCCGGCCGGAAAGGGATCGGCACCACAGTGGTACAGGCCTGTATCGACGAAGCCCGCAGTCTCGGGCTGAAGCGGGTATTCTGTCTCACCTACAAACCTAATTTTTTCGGTAAATTCGGGATGCGGATCGTTGACAAGGCTGAACTCCCCCACAAAGTCTGGGGCGACTGCATGAAGTGCGTGAAATTTCCCGACTGCGACGAGATCGCCATGATCCTCGACCTGTAA